In the Flavobacteriales bacterium genome, AGGCGCTGACCAAGCACCGCAACCGCCGGAAGACCGCCGCGGCCGAGCTCGGCATCAGCGAACGCACCCTGTACCGCAAGATCAAGGAATACGGGCTGCAGTGATGGGAGGTGCGAAGGTGCAAGGGGGCGGGAAGGCGAGGGTGCAGGGGCGCCGGGCCTCGAAGGTCCCAAGGCGGCCGATCGTCCGCAGGGCGCTGGGCGTATTGCTCCTTCCACTGCTGGTCCTCGCCGGCTGCAAGGTGAACTACTCGTTCACCGGCGCCGACATCCCGGCCGGTGCGGCCACGTACGATGTGGCGGTGTTCGACGCGCGCGCACCGCTGAGCACGCCGCGCACCGCGCAGGTGTTCACCGAAACCCTGCGGGACCTGCTGCAGGCCCAGACGCCGTTGAAGCTGGTGCGCGAGGGCGGCGACCTGCGCTACGAGGGCGCGATCACGGGCTACGACGTGCAGCCGGTGAGCATCCAGGCCAACGAGACCGCCGCCCTGAACCGGCTGACGATGACGGTGAGCGTGACCTACACCAACAGCCTGGATGCCACGCGCAGCAGCACCTTCACGGTGAGCCGGTTCGCCGACTATGACAGTGCGGCCGATCTGGTGACCGTGGAGGAGAGCCTGGTGCGGACCATCAGCGACCAGTTGGTACAGGATATCTTCGACCGCACACTGGGCAACTGGTGAACCGCATGGACCGCGAACGGCTGAACACGCTGCTGCAGGAGCCCACGGCCGTGGACGCCGCCGATGTGGCCGGGCTGCGCGAGCTGGCGGGCCGCTACCCGTGGTTCAGTGGCGCCCAGGTGCTGCTGACGGTGGGCGAAGCGGCCACGGGCGGGGTGCTGTACGACGAGCACCTGCGTCAGGTGGCGGCCCATCTGCCCAGCCGGGCCCGGGTGCACGACTTGGTGCACGCCGATGCGGGCCCCGCTCCGCGCCTGCGGCCCACGCCGGTGGATGCCGGACCGCTGACCGTGCCGGTGACGCCGGAGCCCCCGGTGCCCATGCGGGAGCCGGTCGATCAGGAGCCGGCCGTTGGCACGCCCGGGGAGCCTGTCGCTTCCGCGGATGGACCGGCCCCACCTGCCCCGCAGACCGAAGGGTCCATCGCCGCCTCGGACGAACTGGACGACCAGATCCGCAGCGCCGCCCTTGCGACCGCGTACGACCTGACCTGGTCCACAGGCCAACCGGCCGAGGAGGTGCGGGGACCCGTGGTCCCCCGGTCCGAAGCACCCGCCCCACCCCCTGCCCCGGCACCCGGACCCCCACCTCCGACCGTTGAGGGACCCGCCGCGCCGGCCGCCCGTCGGGAACGCATGCGGTTCACGGCATGGCTGGAGGACGGATCGTCCGAGGGAACGCGGGCGGGCAACCCATCCCCGAAGGTGGATTTGGCGTCCGCCCCCCTGCCGGAAGCTCCGGTGAAGCGGGCCTCCCCCGCATCGGTCCTGCCGGCGGCGATGGACAGCACCGCGTTGATCGAGCGGTTCATTCAGGGCCAGGCCCCGCCCGCGCCCCGCAAGGCGGAGTTCTTCACCCCGCAGCAGGCTGCCAAGCGCAGCTTGGAGGAGCATGCCGAGCTGGTGACCGAGACGCTGGCGCGCATTTACGAGCAGCAAGGCGACACCGCCCGGGCGGCCGCGGCCTACCGGCGTCTGGCGGAGCGGCATCCGCAGCGCCGGGAGGAGTTCCTGGCCCGTGCCGTTGCGGCGGAACGCGGCAAGGGTTGACCGCCGGATCGCCAAGATCCGTTTACTTTGCGCCCCCGCTGCCCGGCAGCGTCCTCTTCAACGCTCCTTCGCCATGGTCGTCGTCTCCGTCCTCATCCTCATCGTGGCCGCCCTGCTGGCCCTTGTCGTGCTGGCCCAGAACCCCAAGGGAGGTGGGCTGGCGGCGGGATTCACCGGCGCTCAGCAGATCGGGGGTGTGCAACGCACGGCCGACTTCCTGGAGAAAGGGACGTGGACGCTCGCCGGTGCCTTGATGGTGCTGTGCCTGGTGAGCACGGCGGTGCAGAGCGGAGGCGCGGCCGAACTGGACGAACTGGATGCCCCCAGTGAACAGGTGACCGCGGGTGACGTGGCGCCCGAGGATGTGGCGCCGGCCCAGGAGGAGGCACCGGCCCAGGAGCCTGCGCCGGCCACGCCGTAACGCGTCAGGCTGACAGCCCTGCTGTCAGGTGGTTGGTCCCTTCGGGCCGAACCTTGCAAGATCGTCAGTCGTGTGACAGGCAGAGGTGCATTGGCATGGCGGTTGACATGCGCGGCCCGCAAACCAACCGAACGATCCAATTCACCATGGCTACGAAAGTGAAGCCCCTGGCGGACCGTGTGCTCGTGGAAGCCGCAGCCGCCGAAGAGACCACCAAGGGTGGCATCATCATCCCCGACACGGCCAAGGAGAAGCCGCAACGCGGCAAGGTGGTGGCCGTCGGCAGCGGCCGTGTGGCCGAGGACGGCAAGGTGACCCCGTTGAGCGTGAAGGCCGGTGACGAGATCCTGTACGGCAAGTACAGCGGCACCGAGCTGAGCTATGACGGCAAGGACTACCTCATCATGCGCGAGAGCGACATCTACGCCGTCCTGAACTAAGCACCCTACGGGCGCCTCATGCGGCGCCCTTCCCGTTCCATCCCAAATCCCCAACTGCAATGGCAGCCAAGAACATCCAATTCGACATCGATGCGCGCGACCGGTTGAAGCGCGGTGTGGACCACCTCGCGAACGCGGTGAAGGTGACCCTGGGCCCCAAAGGCCGCAATGTGATCATTGACAAGAAGTTCGGTGCCCCCTCCGTGACCAAGGACGGGGTGACCGTGGCCAAGGAGATCGAGCTGAAGGACGCCGTGGAGAACATGGGCGCCCAGATGCTGAAGGAAGTGGCCAGCAAGACGGCCGACGCCGCCGGTGACGGCACCACCACCGCCACGGTGCTGGCCCAGGCCATCGTCACCGCCGGTCTGAAGAACGTGGCCGCCGGTGCCAACCCGATGGACCTGAAGCGCGGCATCGACAAGGCCGTGGTGGCCGTGGTGGACGAGCTCAAGAAGATGAGCAAATCCGTCGGTGACGACAACGCGAAGATCAAGCAGGTGGCATCGATCAGCGCCAACAACGACGAGACCATCGGCGCGCTGATCGCGCAGGCCATGGAGAAGGTGAAGAAGGAGGGTGTGATCACCGTGGAGGAGGCGAAGGGCACCGAGACCACCGTGGAAGTGGTGGAGGGCATGCAGTTCGACCGCGGTTACCTGAGCCCCTACTTCGTGACGAACGCCGACAAGATGGAGGCCGAGCTCGAGAACGCCTACATCCTGATCTACGACAAGAAGATCAGCAGCATGAAGGAACTGCTGCCGATCCTGGAGAAGGCCGTGCAGACCGGCAAGCCCCTGCTGATCATCAGCGAGGACGTGGACGGTGAAGCGCTGGCCACCCTGGTGGTGAACAAGATCCGCGGCGCCCTGAAGGTGGCCGCTGTGAAGGCCCCGGGCTTCGGCGACCGCCGCAAGGCCATGCTGGAGGACATCGCCATCCTTACGGGCGGCACGGTGATCAGCGAGGAGCGCGGCTTCAAGCTGGAGAACGCCGACCTGAGCTACCTGGGCAAGGCCGAGAAGATCAGCATCGACAAGGACAACACCACGATCGTGAACGGTGCCGGCAAGAAGGCGGACATCACGGCCCGTGTGAACCAGATCAAGGCCCAGATCGAGACCACCACGAGCGACTACGACAAGGAGAAGCTGCAGGAACGCCTGGCGAAGCTGGCCGGCGGCGTGGCCGTGCTCTACGTGGGTGCCGCCACCGAGGTGGAGATGAAGGAGAAGAAGGACCGCGTGGACGACGCGCTCCATGCGACCCGCGCGGCCGTGGAGGAGGGCATCGTTCCGGGCGGCGGTGTGGCCTACATCCGTGCCCAGAAGGCGCTGGAGAAGATGGAGGGCGCCAACAACGACGAGACCACCGGCATCGGCATCGTGCGCCGCGCCATCGAGGAGCCCCTGCGCCAGATCGTGGGCAACGCGGGCCTGGAGGGCAGCATCGTGGTGCAGAAGGTGCGCGACGGCAAGGCCGACTTCGGCTTCAACGCCCGCACTGAGGAGTACGAGAACCTGCTCGCCGCCGGTGTGATCGACCCCACCAAGGTGACCCGTGTGGCCCTGGAGAACGCCGCTTCCATCGCCAGCATGCTGCTCACAACCGAGTGCGTGATCAGCGAGGAGAAGGAGGAGAAGGCCCCGGCTCACAGCCACGGCGGCATGGGCGGCGGCATGGACATGATGTAAGCCTCCTCTGGAGGGAACCCCAAGGGCAAGCCCCGGTCAGCGATGGCCGGGGCTTGTTCGTTCATGCGCCAGGGATGCTCAGCCGCCTGGGCAGGTGTCTGCACCGGGCTCAAGCACCCGTATCCGCACCACGATCGGTGCTGGTCGGCGTGCACTCCTCTTGCCGCTCTGGGCAAGGCCGCGAGTTACCGGCGTGCATA is a window encoding:
- a CDS encoding LptE family protein; the protein is MLLPLLVLAGCKVNYSFTGADIPAGAATYDVAVFDARAPLSTPRTAQVFTETLRDLLQAQTPLKLVREGGDLRYEGAITGYDVQPVSIQANETAALNRLTMTVSVTYTNSLDATRSSTFTVSRFADYDSAADLVTVEESLVRTISDQLVQDIFDRTLGNW
- the secG gene encoding preprotein translocase subunit SecG, whose product is MVVVSVLILIVAALLALVVLAQNPKGGGLAAGFTGAQQIGGVQRTADFLEKGTWTLAGALMVLCLVSTAVQSGGAAELDELDAPSEQVTAGDVAPEDVAPAQEEAPAQEPAPATP
- the groES gene encoding co-chaperone GroES translates to MATKVKPLADRVLVEAAAAEETTKGGIIIPDTAKEKPQRGKVVAVGSGRVAEDGKVTPLSVKAGDEILYGKYSGTELSYDGKDYLIMRESDIYAVLN
- the groL gene encoding chaperonin GroEL (60 kDa chaperone family; promotes refolding of misfolded polypeptides especially under stressful conditions; forms two stacked rings of heptamers to form a barrel-shaped 14mer; ends can be capped by GroES; misfolded proteins enter the barrel where they are refolded when GroES binds), with translation MAAKNIQFDIDARDRLKRGVDHLANAVKVTLGPKGRNVIIDKKFGAPSVTKDGVTVAKEIELKDAVENMGAQMLKEVASKTADAAGDGTTTATVLAQAIVTAGLKNVAAGANPMDLKRGIDKAVVAVVDELKKMSKSVGDDNAKIKQVASISANNDETIGALIAQAMEKVKKEGVITVEEAKGTETTVEVVEGMQFDRGYLSPYFVTNADKMEAELENAYILIYDKKISSMKELLPILEKAVQTGKPLLIISEDVDGEALATLVVNKIRGALKVAAVKAPGFGDRRKAMLEDIAILTGGTVISEERGFKLENADLSYLGKAEKISIDKDNTTIVNGAGKKADITARVNQIKAQIETTTSDYDKEKLQERLAKLAGGVAVLYVGAATEVEMKEKKDRVDDALHATRAAVEEGIVPGGGVAYIRAQKALEKMEGANNDETTGIGIVRRAIEEPLRQIVGNAGLEGSIVVQKVRDGKADFGFNARTEEYENLLAAGVIDPTKVTRVALENAASIASMLLTTECVISEEKEEKAPAHSHGGMGGGMDMM